From one Dysidea avara chromosome 9, odDysAvar1.4, whole genome shotgun sequence genomic stretch:
- the LOC136266528 gene encoding gamma-aminobutyric acid type B receptor subunit 2-like, with the protein MGEIAQRFLHISQVSYTASSSLFGEDKFSYPRFYRLVPITEQVADGYVAVVKKLRWRRVAVISHDSELHLSVGRYTVDRLTNNSIHVLTHESFGHDPTHVIKSVKRVNARIIITWIPHTVAVHFWCMVIRERLAGPDFVWFLPGWFKANWWSAGNDTSCSANKIKATLEHTLGGLGNSLPVTNLSRIIVSDQNVSQFEEDLIEIENSSGSVTTDIFLNYGYIYDAMWTIALALNSSISILEDRGLGRLEDFTYDSVEMANVFTEAVANVSFEGISDVHEYA; encoded by the exons GTCTCTTATACTGCTTCTTCTTCACTGTTTGGAGAAGACAAGTTCAGCTATCCTAGATTTTACCGACTGGTGCCAATAACAGAACAAGTAGCTGATGGGTATGTGGCAGTTGTGAAGAAGTTACGGTGGAGAAGAGTTGCAGTAATATCACATGATAGTGAGCTACACCTCAGC GTTGGAAGATACACTGTTGATCGGTTAACCAATAATAGTATACATGTTTTGACACATGAAAGTTTTGGACATGATCCAACTCACGTCATCAAAAGTGTTAAG AGAGTCAATGCAAGGATTATAATAACTTGGATACCTCACACCGTAGCTGTACACTTCTGGTGTATG GTAATCAGGGAGAGGTTAGCAGGACCAGATTTTGTATGGTTTCTACCTGGATGGTTTAAAGCTAACTGGTGGAGTGCAGGAAATGACACTTCATGTTCTGCTAACAAAATAAAAGCTACTCTAGAGCACACTTTAGGAGGTCTTGGAAACAGTCTACCTGTAACTAACCTGTCTAGAATAATAGTCTCTGACCAG AATGTGTCACAATTTGAGGAGGATTTGATTGAAATTGAAAATTCTTCAGGATCAGTCACAACAGATATATTTCTCAACTATGGTTATATATATGATGCAATGTGGACCATTGCTCTTGCCTTAAACTCATCCATATCAATACTGGAAGATAGAGGATTGGGAAGACTGGAAGACTTCACGTATGATTCAGTTGAAATGGCAAATGTGTTCACTGAAGCTGTTGCTAACGTGTCATTTGAGGGAATATCA GATGTGCATGAATACGCATGA